Proteins from one Megalopta genalis isolate 19385.01 chromosome 1, iyMegGena1_principal, whole genome shotgun sequence genomic window:
- the LOC117221963 gene encoding uncharacterized protein LOC117221963 isoform X2, which produces MTERFVLFKRHYDKYVALAAKYEEAKGIAYYLEERYHEVKAERDKLEENRRALEKRLEGCESELRGKEDELFLQLERSLRLEEEAERAKSERDSCVAARDQLDRQREVALRRLQMQLAQNEITRQTLERARQDVVRQATVIRAERDALERENEVLKEKLRVEQGELGEERRRREEGVAALTREAITLRHAARHLRAATLHATSCRRRRRCSVCLYARRTFAEIDDYRDDGNLFKCLQAPLHDLRTWLRPSATPTSTTSTSRVQRTNSPLADREISFIDDSSVDSSAVGSNRSSSSTTSSNSASDDEAYPSTPVAEISLSSANSSAPATARAFSSDSGFSSEIGDRRSRCYENGGSSTSSSSGKSRKISESLSCSEPDEQSTTAFTRSRWTSSFRKLLGRKPKSKSASDRSS; this is translated from the exons ATGACCGAAAG GTTCGTGTTGTTCAAGCGCCACTACGACAAATACGTCGCCCTGGCCGCAAAGTACGAGGAAGCGAAGGGGATCGCGTACTACCTGGAAGAACGGTATCACGAAGTCAAG GCCGAGAGGGACAAACTGGAGGAGAATCGACGCGCCTTGGAGAAGCGATTGGAGGGTTGCGAGTCGGAGCTTCGCGGCAAGGAGGACGAATTGTTTCTGCAGCTGGAGCGAAGCCTGCGACTCGAGGAAGAAGCCGAAAGAGCGAAGAGCGAACGAGACAGCTGCGTAGCGGCACGGGACCAGCTGGACAGACAGCGCGAGGTGGCTTTGCGTCGGCTGCAGATGCAACTGGCGCAGAACGAGATTACGAGGCAGACTCTCGAACGAGCACGACAGGATGTCGTCAGGCAGGCCACGGTGATTCGCGCCGAGCGGGATGCTCTTGAGAGAGAG AACGAAGTGCTGAAGGAGAAACTACGTGTGGAGCAGGGCGAATTAGGAGAAGAGAGACGCAGAAGGGAGGAAGGTGTCGCAGCCCTGACCCGGGAGGCGATCACGCTGAGACACGCTGCAAGGCATCTGCGAGCAGCGACTCTTCACGCCACGTCGTGCCGCCGTCGTCGCCGGTGTTCCGTTTGTTTGTACGCGCGTCGCACTTTCGCAGAGATTGATGACTATCGCGACGA CGGCAATCTTTTCAAGTGCCTTCAAGCGCCGCTGCACGATTTGCGCACCTGGTTGCGACCCAGCGCGACGCCGACATCGACAACGTCAACGTCGCGTGTACAGAGGACCAATTCGCCGTTGGCCGACAGAGAAATAAGCTTCATCGACGATTCCAGCGTGGACAGCAGCGCGGTTGGCAGCAACCGCAGCAGTAGCAGCACAACCAGCAGCAACAGTGCTTCGGACGACGAAGCGTACCCCAGCACACCGGTCGCTGAAATCTCGCTGTCGTCGGCCAACTCTAGCGCTCCAGCCACGGCTAGAGCCTTCTCGTCCGATTCAGG GTTCTCCTCGGAGATTGGGGATCGAAGATCGAGATGTTACGAGAACGGGGGTAGCAGTACGAGCAGCAGCAGCGGCAAGAGCAGGAAGATCAGCGAGTCTCTGAGCTGCAGCGAGCCAGACGAGCAGAGCACAACGGCGTTTACGCGGTCTCGATGGACTTCATCTTTTCGCAAGCTGTTAGGCCGAAAGCCGAAGAGCAAGTCCGCGTCAGATCGTTCCTCGTAA